The Acidicapsa acidisoli genome contains a region encoding:
- a CDS encoding L,D-transpeptidase, translating to MKNWILKSLWIAVPAIVMAVQTTAQQAPAPEPVRQIVVSLADRKLALLEHGQVKKIYNVAVGKPSTPSPEGTFTIERRVVNPVYHHNGRTVEPGPANPVGTRWMGLSTKGYGIHGTNEPNSIGKAASHGCIRMAKADLEEFYGLVAVGDQVQIIGTRDEQTARLFEPAPAMVAKQAVQVAKAEHPVAAPVTGQQVSISEAVVQDASHHEPVMIAVSAAASR from the coding sequence ATGAAGAACTGGATACTTAAGAGCCTTTGGATAGCAGTCCCGGCAATTGTCATGGCGGTTCAGACAACGGCGCAGCAAGCGCCTGCGCCGGAGCCGGTTCGACAGATCGTGGTGAGCCTTGCAGATCGCAAGCTGGCCCTCCTCGAACACGGCCAGGTGAAGAAGATCTACAACGTGGCCGTTGGCAAGCCGTCGACACCGAGCCCAGAGGGCACTTTCACCATCGAGCGACGCGTAGTGAACCCTGTGTATCACCACAATGGCCGCACCGTGGAGCCCGGTCCGGCGAATCCGGTTGGCACGCGGTGGATGGGGTTGAGCACCAAGGGCTACGGAATTCACGGCACCAACGAACCGAATTCCATCGGCAAGGCCGCGTCGCATGGCTGCATTCGCATGGCGAAGGCCGATCTCGAAGAGTTCTACGGGCTCGTCGCCGTTGGGGATCAGGTGCAGATCATCGGGACTCGCGATGAGCAGACCGCGCGTCTCTTTGAACCCGCTCCGGCAATGGTTGCGAAACAGGCCGTGCAAGTCGCAAAGGCCGAGCACCCAGTGGCTGCGCCCGTGACTGGCCAGCAGGTTTCCATCTCCGAAGCTGTGGTACAGGACGCCAGTCATCATGAGCCCGTGATGATTGCGGTTTCAGCGGCTGCGTCGCGGTAA